A segment of the Phorcysia thermohydrogeniphila genome:
TAGAGACATTTAAGGTTGAAAACGGTGAAGTTATCAACGTAGAGACCGGTGAAGTTAAAACCCCCGAAGAGCTTACCGGTTACTACCTTGTAACCGACGTTATTGACCCAGAAACCGGTGAGGTTATTCAGGAAGCTTATGAGGAGCTCTCCACCAGCTCAAGGAAGCTCCCAGAAGGAGCTGAGTTTAAGGCTGTAAACAAGAAGGCTACGCCTTACGGTGCCGTAATCATCAACACCTTAAGGAAGGAAAAGAGGGACAGGGTAAGGGAAAAGATAGAAGACCCACTAATTGCTGCCTACGTTGAGATATTCAGAAAGGTAAGGCCGGGAGACACCGCAACAGTTGAAGGAGCTAAGAAGCTCTTTGAGTCCATGTTCTTCAGCACCAAGAACTACGACCTTTCAAGGGTTGGTAGGGCTAAGATAAACGAAAAGGTCTACCCGAAAGAAAAGCTCCAGAAGCTCACAAAGGAAGACCTTAAAAATATTGAGTGGCTTCCACCTTTAAGGGTAGCCAAGGACATCTACAACGAGGAAAACGACATCGTCGTTCCTGCCGGAACTCTCATTGACTCTGAAGTTGCCCTAAAACTTGCCGCTGCAAACGTAGACGAAATACCTGTTGAGCCAGACTACGACGAGGCCGGAAGGATTCTCCACAAGGCCGACATCGTCGGTGCAGTTAAGGCACTCCTTGAAGTTCACGCCGGCATCAGGGAGTACGACGACATTGACCACCTCGGTAACAGAAGGGTTAGGGGAGTTGGAGAGCTTGCAGAGATTGCCTTTAAGTCCGGTCTCTTTAAGCTTGAAAAGGCAATAAGGGAAAAGCTCGCCGTTGCCGATATAGACTCCGTAATGCCCCAAGATTTAATTAACCCAAGGACTGCTCTCAATCCACTAAACGAGTTCTTCACACTCACATCCCTCTGCCAGTTTATGGATCAGACAAACCCACTGGCAGAGACCACCCACAAGAGGCGTCTCTCTGCACTAGGTCCCGGTGGTCTTACAAGGGAGAGGGCTGGATTTGAAGTCCGTGACGTTCACCCATCCCACTACGGAAGAATCTGTCCAATTGAAACTCCAGAAGGTCAGAACATCGGTCTTATCAACTCTCTAACAACCTACGGAAGGATTAACTGGCTCGGATTCCTTGAAACTCCTTACAGGAAAGTTGTTAACGGTAAGGTTACAGACGAAATCGTATACATGACTGCCGACGAGGAAGAGAAGTACGTTATAGCTCAGGCAAACGCTCCCGTTGACGAGAACGGCTACATAGCCGCCGATACGGTAATGGCACGCCACAAGGCGGAGTTTAAGCTCGTTAAGAGAGAAGAAGTCCAGTTCATGGACGTCTCTCCAAAGCAGGTATTCTCAGTCTCCTCCTCTCTCATCCCGTTCCTTGAGCACGACGACGCTAACCGTGCTCTCATGGGTTCAAACATGCAGCGTCAAGCGGTGCCCCTCATAAAGACGGAGGCACCACTCGTTGGAACGGGAATGGAGAAAGAGGTTGCCCTCTACAGCCGCGCAGCTGTAGTCGCAAAGAGATCCGGTATCGTTGAGAGCGTAACCGCTGACAAGATAATAATCAGAGTTGACCCTGAAGAGTTAGAGGAAGGTGGTCTCTCCGTAGATACAGGATTTGACGTTTACGAGCTCAAGAAGTTCCAGAAGTCCAACCAGAAGACCTGCATCAACCAGAGGCCTATCGTCAGAAAGGGACAGAGGGTCAAGAAGGGTCAGATTATCGCAGACGGCCCATCTATGGAAAACGGAGAGTTAGCCCTCGGTAAGAACGTCCTCGTCGCCTTTATGCCGTGGCGCGGTTACAACTTTGAGGACGCTATTCTGGTAAGCGAGAGACTCCTTAAAGACGACGTTTACACATCTATCCACATTCAGGAGTTTGAGTGTGAAGCTGTAGAGACAAAGCTCGGAAGAGAGGAAATTACGAGGGATATTCCTAACGTTCCAGAGTCCCTCCTCAAGAACCTTGACGAGTCCGGTATCGTAAGGATTGGAACTTACGTTAAACCGGGAGACATCCTCGTCGGTAAGGTTACTCCTAAGGGAGAGCAGGTTCTCACTCCAGAAGAAAAGCTCCTTCAGGCAATCTTCGGTGAGAAGGCTAAGGGCGTTAAGGACTCCTCCCTCTACGTTCCCCACGGTGTTGAGGGAGTTGTTATAGACGTTAAGATTCTCTCAAGGAAGGGAGAGAAGAAAGACCCAAGAACCCAGCTCATTGAAGCTGAAGAGAAGGCAAGGCTTGAAAGGGAGAAACAGGAAGAGATTGCCCTCATCAAGAAGGACAGGGACAGAAAGGCTGCTGAGGCTATCCTCGGTAAGAGGGTTAGGGAAGACGTCCGCGACGCAGCCGGAAACCTCATCATATCTGCTGGTGAAGAGATTACAGAGGACAAGGTTGAACAGCTCGTATTCTTTGCCCTCAGGAAGCCGTCAATCATTGACGACGAGGCTACAGTAGAAGAGCTCAAGAAGATAAGGCTAAAAGCGGTAGATAAGATTGCCCTCATTGAGAACATCTATGAAGAGAAGAAGGCTGCCCTTGAAATGGGGCACGACCTTCCTGCCGGCGTTAACAAGAAGGTTAAGGTTTACATCGCTACGAAGCGTAAGCTCACCGTTGGCGACAAGATGTCTGGTCGCCACGGAAACAAGGGTGTTATCTCCCAGATTAGACCCGTTGAGGACATGCCATTCCTTGAGGATGGAACACCTATTGATATCGTTCTCAACCCACTTGGTGTTCCGTCACGTATGAACGTTGGACAGATCCTTGAAACCCACCTTGGACTTGCAGCTAAGGCCCTCGGTAAGAAGATAGAGGAGCTCCTAAAGGTAGGCCTTGAGAAGGTAAGGGAAGAGCTTAAGGCTATCTACAACGACGAGAGAATCAGCAAGCTCATAGACTCCCTCTCAGATGATGAGCTTAGGGAAGTCGCCAAGAAGATAGCTAAGCAGGGTATAAGGTTTGAGTCCCCAATCTTTAACGGTGCAAAAGAGGAGGAGATTAAGGAGCTCCTAAGAAGAGCAGGCCTTCCCGAAACCGGAAGGTTAAAGGTCTACGACGGCCTTACAGGTGAACCTTTTGACCAGGACGTTACAGTTGGTTACATGTACATGCTTAAGCTCATCCACCTTGCCGACGATAAGATTCACGCCCGTTCCACAGGTCCATACTCCCTCATTACTCAGCAGCCTCTTGGTGGTAAGGCCCAGTTCGGTGGCCAGAGGTTCGGTGAGATGGAGGTGTGGGCCCTTGAGGCTTACGGTGCTGCCTACACCCTCCAAGAGATGCTCACCGTTAAGTCCGACGACGTTGAAGGTCGTTCAAGGGTTTATGAGGCCATCGTCAAAGGTAAGTACTCCTTTGAGCCGGGACTCCCTGAGTCCTTCAACGTACTGGTAAGGGAGCTTAAAGCTCTCGCCCTTGACGTAAGGTTCATCAAGCAGATTGAAGAGGATGAAGAAGGAAACGAACATTAAGGCTAATACGGGTGGGGAGCTCTTAGCTCCCTGCCCTTAAACTTCCCTCCCTTAAACCCCTAATCAGGAGGAACTGGTAGTGAGCAAGAAAGAAATAATCTTCTCTGAAGAACCAAAAACTTTTGACTTTGATGCAATTGAGATTGGCCTTGCCTCCCCTGAAAAAATTAGGGAATGGTCCTACGGTGAAGTTAAGCTTCCAGAGACCCTTAACTATAGAACGCTAAAGCCCGAAAGGGACGGTCTATTCTGTGCAAGGATTTTTGGCCCCGTCAGGGACTGGGAGTGTCTCTGTGGTAAGTACAGGGGTTCAAAGTACGCCGGCGTTGTCTGTGATAGGTGTGGCGTTGAGGTAACCCTTTCTAAAGAGAGGCGTAGAAGATTTGGTCACATAGAACTTGCCGCTCCCTGTACCCACATCTGGTACGTTAAGTCCGTTCCGAGTAAAATCGGAGCTCTCCTCGGCCTCTCTGTAAGGGAAGTTGAGAGGGTCGTCTACTTTGAGAGCTACATCGTCCTTGACCCGGGAGACGAGGAGGAAACCGGCCTCAAGAAATTCCAGATACTCACCGAAGAGGAGTACAGGGAAAAGGTAGAGGAGCTCGGAGAGGACGCCTTTGAAGTTGGAATCGGCGCTGCCGGTATAAAGGAGGCACTCAAGAGGGTAGACCTTGAGGAGCTTGCAGAGGAGCTCCGCGAAGAGATTAAGATGTACTCCGGTGAAATCTCCTCTATCAACGCAGACCTCCAGAAGCGCCTACCCAACGTATTTAAAGCAGCAGTTGACACCCTCTCCTACTACACAGGCCTTTCTGAGGACGTAATTATCGGAATCGTTAAGAACGTCCTCGTAGTTGTAACAGACCCGGGCGACTCTAATCTGGAAAAAGGCCAAATAATTGAGTACAACGAGTATAAAGCCCTTAGGGACAAGGTTAACATAGAAGTTGAAAAGGGCGGAAAAGCCCTTGACTGGTACGTTGACTTCTTAGTTGAGCAAGGAAAAATCCAGAGTAAAGAGCTCGTAAAGGAAGAGATAAGAAGGGCTACGAGGAAGGACACAACAGAAGCTAAACTGAAGAAGCTCGTTAGAAGGCTAAAGATAGTTGAGTCCTTCCTCAACTCAAACAACAAGCCAGAATGGATGGTTCTTGAGGTTCTTCCCGTCCTTCCGCCAGAGCTCCGTCCACTTGTACCTCTTGAGGGAGGAAGGTTCGCAACATCTGACCTTAATGACCTCTACAGGCGCGTTATAAACAGGAACAACCGTCTAAAGCGCCTCATTGAGCTTGACGCTCCAGACATCATCATAAGAAACGAAAAGCGCATGCTTCAAGAGGCCGTTGACACTCTCATAGACAACGGAAGACGTGGAAGACCCGTTAAGTCCTCCAAAGGACACCCACTTAAGTCTCTCTCTGATGTCTTAAGGGGTAAGCAGGGAAGGTTCAGACAGAACCTCCTCGGTAAGCGTGTTGACTACTCCGGTCGTGCCGTTATCGTTATCGGTCCTGAGCTCAAGATGCACCAGTGTGGCCTTCCAAAGGTAATGGCCCTTGAGCTCTTTAAGCCATTCATCTACAGGAGGCTTGAAGAGAAAGGCTACGCCAACACGGTTAAACAAGCCAAGAAAATGGTTGAGCGTCAAGAGCCTGAGGTCTGGGAGTGCCTTGAAGAAGTTATTAAAGAACACCCAGTCCTCCTAAACCGTGCGCCAACCCTTCACAGGGTTTCCATACAGGCCTTTGAGCCCGTTCTCGTTGAGGGTAAAGCTATTAAGCTCCATCCACTCGTATGTACAGCATTCAACGCTGACTTTGACGGCGACCAGATGGCCGTCCACGTGCCACTCTCCCTTGAAGCACAGCTTGAAGCCTACACTCTCATGCTCTCAACCCAGAACATCCTCTCCCCCGCCCACGGAAAGCCGTTAGCTGTTCCAACTCAGGACATGGTTCTTGGGCTCTTCTACATGACCCTTGAAAAGCCGGGAGCTAAGGGAGAAGGAAAGGTATTCTCCTCAATAGACGAGGTTCTAAAAGCCCTCGACCTTGGACTTGTAGACCTTCACGCCAAGATAAAGGTAAGACTCCCTGCCAACAAGACAGAGTCCGGAAAGCCTGAAATCGTTGAGACAACGGTAGGTAGGGTTAAGTTCAATACACTCCTTCCGGAGAACTACCCCTTCGTTAACAAGGTAATGACAAAGAAGGCCGTTGCAGAGCTCATTGCCGACATCCACAAGAAGATGGGTAACGAAGTAACCGTTGACATGCTTGACAGACTAAAAGAGGCCGGCTTCATTCAGGCTACCCTTGGAGGACTCTCAATCGGAATTGACGACCTCCACGTTCCTCCTACGAAGAAGGAGCTCATTGAAAAGGCCAAGAAAGAAGTTGCCGAAATAGAGGAAGGCTATAGAAAAGGCCTCCTTTCCAAAGACGAACGTTACAACAAGATCGTTGACATCTGGACAAGAGTTACCGAACAGCTCACCCGCGACATGATGGAGTACATGCAGAACCACGACCTTGACGCCCGCGGAAGGCTTCCAAACGACGGAAGGTTCAACCCCGTCTTCATGATGCTCCACTCTGGAGCTCGTGGTAACGTTACACAGATTCGTCAGCTTGCCGGTATGCGTGGTCTTATGGCTAAGCCTTCCGGTGAGATCATTGAAACTCCAATTATCTCCAACTTCCGTGAAGGTCTGACAGTTCTTGAGTACTTCATCTCTACCCACGGTGCAAGGAAAGGTCTTGCAGATACGGCTCTTAAGACCGCCGACGCCGGATACCTCACAAGGAGACTTGCAGACGTTGCACAGGACGTAATCATCACTATGGAAGACTGTGGTTGCGACGACGGTATAGAAGTTTCTGCCCTTATGGAAGCTGGAGAGGTTGTTATTCCTCTCTCTAAGAGGATTGCCGGAAGATACGCAGCAGAAGACATCGTTGACCCTGTAACCGGAGAGGTTCTCGTTAGGAAGAACGAGGAGATAACCGACGAGGTTGCAGAGAGAATTGAAGACCTTGGAATAGACACGGTTAAAATCCGCTCCGTCCTAACCTGCCGTGCATCCTTTGGAGTCTGTGCCAAGTGTTACGGTAGGGACCTTGCAAGGAGACGCCCCGTACAGCTCGGAGAGGCGATAGGTATCATCGCAGCCCAGTCCATCGGTGAGCCGGGTACTCAGCTAACGATGCGTACCTTCCACATCGGTGGTATTGCCATGAGGGGGGCTGAGGCCTCCGACTACAGGGCTAAGCACGACGGTATCGTCAGGATATTTGACGTCAACACAATCACCGATAGGGAAGGCAGGGTTATCGTCATCAACAGGGCCGGAAAGATTGCCGTTGTTGACGAGAAGACCGGCAAACACCTTGAGCGCTACGACATACCCTACGCTGCAGTCCTTAAGGTTAAAGACGGAGAGAAAGTTACAAAAGGACAGGTACTTGCTGAGTGGGATCCTCACGCAATTCCAATTCTTGCCCTCAGGAAGGGTAGAGTTAGGTACAAGGACATCATCCCCGGTGTAACGATTTCTGAGACTGAGCCGGTAGTTCTTGAGTACAGGACACTTCCTTACGAGCCTACGGTGGAGCTCCTTGACGAAGAGGGCAACGTAATTGACTTCTACCCAATCCCCGTAGGCGCAAGGATTATGGTTAAGGAAGGCCAAGAGGTAGAAGTTGGTGAGCAGATTGCAAGGCTTCCAAGGAAGATCGGTGGAACAAAGGACATCACCGGTGGTCTTCCAAGGGTTGCGGAGCTCTTTGAGGCAAGGAAGCCTAAGGACCCTGCAATC
Coding sequences within it:
- the rpoC gene encoding DNA-directed RNA polymerase subunit beta', which codes for MSKKEIIFSEEPKTFDFDAIEIGLASPEKIREWSYGEVKLPETLNYRTLKPERDGLFCARIFGPVRDWECLCGKYRGSKYAGVVCDRCGVEVTLSKERRRRFGHIELAAPCTHIWYVKSVPSKIGALLGLSVREVERVVYFESYIVLDPGDEEETGLKKFQILTEEEYREKVEELGEDAFEVGIGAAGIKEALKRVDLEELAEELREEIKMYSGEISSINADLQKRLPNVFKAAVDTLSYYTGLSEDVIIGIVKNVLVVVTDPGDSNLEKGQIIEYNEYKALRDKVNIEVEKGGKALDWYVDFLVEQGKIQSKELVKEEIRRATRKDTTEAKLKKLVRRLKIVESFLNSNNKPEWMVLEVLPVLPPELRPLVPLEGGRFATSDLNDLYRRVINRNNRLKRLIELDAPDIIIRNEKRMLQEAVDTLIDNGRRGRPVKSSKGHPLKSLSDVLRGKQGRFRQNLLGKRVDYSGRAVIVIGPELKMHQCGLPKVMALELFKPFIYRRLEEKGYANTVKQAKKMVERQEPEVWECLEEVIKEHPVLLNRAPTLHRVSIQAFEPVLVEGKAIKLHPLVCTAFNADFDGDQMAVHVPLSLEAQLEAYTLMLSTQNILSPAHGKPLAVPTQDMVLGLFYMTLEKPGAKGEGKVFSSIDEVLKALDLGLVDLHAKIKVRLPANKTESGKPEIVETTVGRVKFNTLLPENYPFVNKVMTKKAVAELIADIHKKMGNEVTVDMLDRLKEAGFIQATLGGLSIGIDDLHVPPTKKELIEKAKKEVAEIEEGYRKGLLSKDERYNKIVDIWTRVTEQLTRDMMEYMQNHDLDARGRLPNDGRFNPVFMMLHSGARGNVTQIRQLAGMRGLMAKPSGEIIETPIISNFREGLTVLEYFISTHGARKGLADTALKTADAGYLTRRLADVAQDVIITMEDCGCDDGIEVSALMEAGEVVIPLSKRIAGRYAAEDIVDPVTGEVLVRKNEEITDEVAERIEDLGIDTVKIRSVLTCRASFGVCAKCYGRDLARRRPVQLGEAIGIIAAQSIGEPGTQLTMRTFHIGGIAMRGAEASDYRAKHDGIVRIFDVNTITDREGRVIVINRAGKIAVVDEKTGKHLERYDIPYAAVLKVKDGEKVTKGQVLAEWDPHAIPILALRKGRVRYKDIIPGVTISETEPVVLEYRTLPYEPTVELLDEEGNVIDFYPIPVGARIMVKEGQEVEVGEQIARLPRKIGGTKDITGGLPRVAELFEARKPKDPAILAEISGKVYIETDKNKKIITILDPETGIKREYEVPKGKYIYVRTGDYVKAGEPLTDGQLNPHDILNILGERAVARFLLDEIQSVYRAQGVDINDKHFEVIIRKMLSKVRIEDAGDSNFLVEEVVDREEFERVREQLFKEGKRPPKARPVLTGITKAALSTDSFISAASFQETTRVLSEAAIAGKRDYLRGLKENVIIGRLIPAGTGRKEYRKVTWTPCKETQTE
- the rpoB gene encoding DNA-directed RNA polymerase subunit beta, which produces MGKIKKTAPSTVREPITSLPRKSFAKRKETFPIPDLLQFPFESYERFLQLNKAPHERENVGLESAFRQAFPIVDEATGVEIHYKGYEIGDWYCKCGRFQGLGGKGVVCPKCGMEVVFRPKYTPDECKERGITYSAPLRVLFELHVWQKDPKTGEKIAPIIKENKMYFGEIPLMTDRGTFIINGTEKVVVSQLHRSPGLFFKSEVSKTTQVARIIDIASIIPAMGSWLEFEIPHNEILYAKIDRKRRFIGTYLLRAFGIRTDEEILNLFYGDVIETFKVENGEVINVETGEVKTPEELTGYYLVTDVIDPETGEVIQEAYEELSTSSRKLPEGAEFKAVNKKATPYGAVIINTLRKEKRDRVREKIEDPLIAAYVEIFRKVRPGDTATVEGAKKLFESMFFSTKNYDLSRVGRAKINEKVYPKEKLQKLTKEDLKNIEWLPPLRVAKDIYNEENDIVVPAGTLIDSEVALKLAAANVDEIPVEPDYDEAGRILHKADIVGAVKALLEVHAGIREYDDIDHLGNRRVRGVGELAEIAFKSGLFKLEKAIREKLAVADIDSVMPQDLINPRTALNPLNEFFTLTSLCQFMDQTNPLAETTHKRRLSALGPGGLTRERAGFEVRDVHPSHYGRICPIETPEGQNIGLINSLTTYGRINWLGFLETPYRKVVNGKVTDEIVYMTADEEEKYVIAQANAPVDENGYIAADTVMARHKAEFKLVKREEVQFMDVSPKQVFSVSSSLIPFLEHDDANRALMGSNMQRQAVPLIKTEAPLVGTGMEKEVALYSRAAVVAKRSGIVESVTADKIIIRVDPEELEEGGLSVDTGFDVYELKKFQKSNQKTCINQRPIVRKGQRVKKGQIIADGPSMENGELALGKNVLVAFMPWRGYNFEDAILVSERLLKDDVYTSIHIQEFECEAVETKLGREEITRDIPNVPESLLKNLDESGIVRIGTYVKPGDILVGKVTPKGEQVLTPEEKLLQAIFGEKAKGVKDSSLYVPHGVEGVVIDVKILSRKGEKKDPRTQLIEAEEKARLEREKQEEIALIKKDRDRKAAEAILGKRVREDVRDAAGNLIISAGEEITEDKVEQLVFFALRKPSIIDDEATVEELKKIRLKAVDKIALIENIYEEKKAALEMGHDLPAGVNKKVKVYIATKRKLTVGDKMSGRHGNKGVISQIRPVEDMPFLEDGTPIDIVLNPLGVPSRMNVGQILETHLGLAAKALGKKIEELLKVGLEKVREELKAIYNDERISKLIDSLSDDELREVAKKIAKQGIRFESPIFNGAKEEEIKELLRRAGLPETGRLKVYDGLTGEPFDQDVTVGYMYMLKLIHLADDKIHARSTGPYSLITQQPLGGKAQFGGQRFGEMEVWALEAYGAAYTLQEMLTVKSDDVEGRSRVYEAIVKGKYSFEPGLPESFNVLVRELKALALDVRFIKQIEEDEEGNEH